The Plasmodium knowlesi strain H genome assembly, chromosome: 5 genome has a window encoding:
- a CDS encoding DNA helicase MCM9, putative, producing the protein MLLSSSESSIFSDTDYDVSSEDEYNDSNGDENIKNVKFFNKIIIKLFLKNKKYYEQVKKIALSYISKIEDIQFSDIQNPQQVTNEHIYNFYFDTYDAIQHGENKLIYYMQNSFHKFIDVMNNYSIPFFFRLIFLSCYFEFLYSKEVKKDVSDSDRVEGRRYWPTSDVDNKGEDSDVQWIYADDSRENDVCSYGNGDMLSKREDKKVGGKNKLGEKSHAIFKGGGSTEGKTNQKKSYPNGTMSLNSDEKQRTEEASLYDFIVYNFSKDKMLMEEIDAYSACLIKGLFYLYKDYAFLKDENTKAKINNCLKMIFDKQNIKIMCRVENVPYLHDIHINYLQEIRNKHIGKFVSTEGIITRVGEKKILEECKKYRCIKCDHIIKKKAIPELYYNTQMVFKCPNEQINTNKSPSRYKNNSVGKQVNMRWNYRRKDMAQENRTGGGVPYIKSASKYIHKYNPHRNANYRSKGFAYNRTTKWNFTYRGKYYSNKSSNGNRCNGTNFEFLENEVKRVDYQEIKIKETAKTNIPYSITVVLLENLAGKYHPGKKVIINGIILRRWKKLYKDIRCEAELFIEANNVEIKELESSRYREVAVDDEFAKCINALMDEAEVCGKSTNIEVHNTEKQKNDDVNNKVGDDPEGSFTEDEKGRLISSSHLSREHWIGTNRNKEIQEKLHSEEGSGKSTPSGSKMSEKKNKLNGNRTDVRIDVPEKNLFEKYWLLFKDNKLEGKRYLCDSICPNLYNCKLSKISVLLVLIGGNRINEYDSFYNENNKWKKYFNRGGEEGGTRVYGSDENSDKDDSDDDDDNRDDGNGDDGNDDDDEDDGEHEDGDPWSWENAARKGRREMKAKHRKRSRQRSRKRNRKRKREKNFSSDNSDKRTLCHLLLVGDPGTGKSQLLREVQNISHICTNVSGMFCTTAGLTCAAIKEGNAFMLESGALVLADNGVCCIDEFCLMKNENKNAIHEAMEQLTISVAKGGIVDKLNCRCTIIGASNFELHKTPMGNLSASEDKALIINLSYALLSRFDMIVVTEDNSEIDSRVADYVLSQEVRCGYTTGGLMKGGAGSCGSAVKEGDVQTNSTKKSNENYSSIGDDKNTPEEEEWAGGRAFKMPQTQRNKIVWSSEKLKEYIYYVKNNYTPNFNENSKLILITYYSTLRKDNNGDNGTTVRTLESLIRLSEAHSKMMHTDTVSCDDVINVLLLSELSLRGYKIAVKTNSHNVLVARAGIMDNLNDSLLFYNNVHRTFYSLDDVLFYESLYNYFKKLLLEKLNLIERNGQIHRMAV; encoded by the coding sequence ATGTTGCTCTCCAGCTCCGAATCGAGCATTTTCAGCGATACTGATTATGATGTTAGCAGTGAGGACGAGTACAACGACAGCAACGGAGatgaaaacataaaaaatgtgaaattcttcaataaaataataatcaaactgtttttaaaaaataaaaaatactaTGAACAGGTAAAGAAAATTGCACTTAGCTATATTAGCAAAATAGAAGACATACAATTTTCGGATATTCAAAACCCTCAGCAGGTAACTAATGAGCACATATACAATTTCTATTTTGACACGTACGATGCGATTCAGCATGGAGAAAACAAATTGATATATTACATGCAGAATAGCTTCCACAAATTTATCGATGTTATGAATAATTActccattccttttttctttcgactTATTTTCCTGAGTTGCTATTTCGAGTTTTTGTATAGCAAAGAGGTAAAAAAGGATGTAAGTGATAGCGATCGTGTGGAGGGGAGGAGGTATTGGCCAACCAGTGATGTGGACAATAAGGGGGAAGATTCCGATGTCCAATGGATATATGCAGATGATTCAAGGGAAAATGATGTCTGTTCTTATGGGAATGGAGATATGTTGTCAAAGAGGGAGGATAAGAAAGTGGGAGGCAAGAATAAATTAGGAGAAAAGTCTCACGCGATTTTCAAGGGTGGAGGCTCAACTGAGGGGAAAACTAATCAGAAGAAAAGCTACCCAAATGGGACCATGTCTCTAAATTCGGATGAGAAGCAACGCACAGAAGAAGCCTCCCTCTACGATTTCATAGTTTACAACTTTAGCAAAGACAAAATGCTTATGGAAGAAATCGATGCATACAGTGCGTGTCTGATAAAAGGGCTTTTCTACTTATACAAAGATTACGCCTTTTTAAAGGACGAAAATACCAAagccaaaataaataattgcTTGAAAATGATCTTTGacaaacaaaatataaaaattatgtgtCGAGTGGAAAATGTGCCTTACCTGCATGATATCCATATTAACTATTTGCAGGAAATACGGAATAAGCACATTGGTAAGTTCGTAAGCACAGAAGGGATAATAACCCGAgtgggagaaaagaaaatattggAGGAATGCAAAAAGTACAGATGTATAAAATGTGAtcatataattaaaaagaaggCGATTCCTGAGTTGTACTACAACACGCAAATGGTGTTTAAGTGTCCCAATGAACAGATTAACACGAACAAATCCCCCTCAAGGTATAAAAACAATTCGGTAGGAAAGCAAGTAAATATGAGATGGAATTACAGGAGGAAAGACATGGCACAAGAAAACAGGACGGGGGGTGGAGTTCCATATATTAAAAGCGCCTCCAAGTATATCCATAAATATAATCCTCACCGTAACGCTAATTATAGATCAAAGGGCTTTGCCTACAACCGCACTACCAAGTGGAATTTCACATACAGGGGAAAATATTACAGTAACAAATCAAGCAATGGAAACAGATGTAATGGTACTAATTTCGAATTTTTAGAGAACGAAGTTAAAAGGGTTGATTatcaagaaataaaaataaaggaaacaGCTAAAACAAATATCCCATATTCCATTACCGTGGTCCTTTTGGAAAATCTAGCTGGCAAATATCACCCTGGGAAGAAAGTAATTATAAATGGCATAATCCTGCGGAGGTGGAAGAAACTGTATAAAGACATTAGATGCGAAGCAGAACTATTCATCGAAGCTAATAACGTAGAAATTAAGGAACTTGAAAGTTCAAGGTACAGGGAGGTAGCAGTAGATGATGAGTTCGCCAAATGTATAAATGCCCTAATGGATGAAGCGGAGGTGTGTGGTAAGTCTACCAATATAGAGGTTCATAATACAGAGAAACAAAAGAATGATGATGTGAATAATAAAGTAGGGGATGACCCAGAGGGGAGCTTCACAGAGgatgaaaagggaagactgaTAAGTTCATCACATCTTAGCAGAGAGCATTGGATTGGAACAAATCGAAATAAGGAAATACAGGAGAAGTTACATTCTGAAGAGGGCTCTGGAAAGAGTACCCCAAGTGGTAGTAAAatgagcgaaaaaaaaaataagctgAACGGAAATAGAACGGATGTAAGGATAGACGTACCGGAAAAAAATctgtttgaaaaatattggTTGCTCTTCAAGGATAACAAactggaaggaaagagataTCTGTGCGATAGTATATGCCCCAATTTGTACAATTGTAAATTGTCGAAAATATCGGTACTGTTGGTTCTGATAGGAGGAAACAGAATAAATGAATATGATTCCTTTtacaatgaaaataataagtGGAAGAAGTATTTCAACCGCGGTGGTGAGGAGGGTGGGACGCGGGTCTACGGGAGTGATGAGAACAGTGACAAGGACGACAgcgatgatgacgacgataACCGTGACGATGGTAACGGTGATGATGGTAACGATGACGACGATGAAGATGACGGTGAGCATGAAGATGGTGACCCCTGGAGTTGGGAAAACGCAGCGAGGAAAGGTCGCAGAGAGATGAAAGCAAAGCACAGGAAGAGGAGCAGGCAGAGGAGCAGGAAGAGAaataggaagagaaagagagaaaagaatTTCTCTTCGGACAATTCTGACAAAAGAACCTTGTGCCATTTATTGCTCGTGGGAGATCCAGGCACAGGAAAATCACAGCTACTAAGGGAAGTACAAAACATCAGCCACATCTGCACAAATGTGTCGGGTATGTTTTGTACTACCGCTGGCCTGACATGTGCTGcgataaaagaaggaaacgcTTTTATGCTAGAAAGTGGAGCTTTAGTTTTGGCAGATAATGGAGTCTGTTGTATTGACGAATTCTGTcttatgaaaaatgaaaataaaaatgctatTCATGAGGCAATGGAACAACTAACCATTTCAGTAGCGAAAGGTGGAATTGTTGATAAATTAAATTGTAGGTGTACTATTATTGGTGCGTCTAATTTCGAGTTACATAAAACACCTATGGGCAATTTATCTGCCTCTGAGGATAAGGCTCTCATTATTAATCTTTCCTATGCGCTCCTCAGCAGATTCGACATGATTGTGGTAACAGAGGATAATAGTGAAATAGATTCGAGGGTTGCAGACTATGTGTTATCACAGGAGGTGCGGTGTGGTTATACTACGGGTGGTTTGATGAAGGGGGGGGCAGGCTCATGTGGTAGCGCTGTAAAGGAAGGTGATGTTCAAACGAATTCAACTAAAAAGAGTAACGAAAACTACTCTTCCATAGGGGATGATAAGAATACTCCTGAAGAGGAGGAGTGGGCCGGAGGACGAGCCTTCAAAATGCCCCAAACGCAGCGCAACAAAATTGTCTGGTCTAGCGAAAAGCTCAAGGAATATATTTACTACGTGAAGAATAACTATACCCCAAATTTTAATGAAAATTCCAAGTTAATTTTAATTACCTACTATTCGACACTACGGAAGGATAATAATGGAGATAACGGAACGACGGTTAGAACGTTAGAGAGTTTGATACGGCTAAGTGAGGCGCATTCGAAGATGATGCACACTGACACCGTATCGTGTGACGATGTTATTAATGTTCTTCTGTTATCGGAACTGAGTTTGCGTGGGTATAAAATAGCTGTCAAAACGAATTCCCACAATGTTCTGGTAGCTAGAGCGGGAATAATGGATAACTTAAACGACTCGCTGCTCTTTTATAATAATGTGCATAGAACCTTCTACTCCTTGGACGATGTTTTATTCTACGAGTCCTTATACAATTATTTTAAGAAACTCCTTTTGGAGAAGCTCAATTTGATAGAGCGGAACGGACAAATCCATCGCATGGCGGTGtag
- a CDS encoding glutamyl-tRNA(Gln) amidotransferase subunit A, putative — MRKYQQVWCASQMITKRLCTFLLLLHGIIFINVQTICAIKVDDKKFICGRKKATREATHLRKCRQIRKATLSLYFLPPSKCTQIGCINKYKKNTHVAPLRDGSSEIWTSEVYQIRREIFSHKKIKDTLERIIIKRVIEGHVNQFNSFSYLYNLEEIYEQLRKLQSLYNECDNLENLPKLFGVPVILKDNICTKNIPTTCGSKILEKYKPSYDSTVVRRLKKHGAVIVGKTHLDEFAMGSCTGRGVKNPFNENDLSCGGSSGGSASCVGSRIINCSVNTDTGGSIRTPAALCACIGMKPTYGRISRYGIIPYNEETDVVGLIINNVYDCSILLDVLSGGDKNDLTTLKGKEKNFHSKLNKFEASVNFRENKSPLKNMKFGYLSENLLKNYFVDDLTYEGYLKVMQDIEQMGGTLMNTNLYELSDYCYLYYMYSMTIANSNLSRINGINYNLHNVFGKSNFVRQVRSNLISEQVLTRIIGGSIISSRFQGESLRHIFATVKRKLTAALDDIFRQVDFLLLPSLPRSNNLKESVGSTPHGGNPNVQRDTVHREKDYLISATTSHSLSGIPSCPEGYNNYMKEIFSIVSSITGFPSIVIPTGEFTAQFNEPQSFQLLSRNLNEAGLLNVALAYKTQLQVDKKIVENLRGVARRVG; from the coding sequence ATGCGGAAGTACCAACAAGTGTGGTGCGCCTCCCAAATGATCACAAAACGTTTGTGTACATTCCTCCTTTTGCTACACGggattatttttatcaacGTACAAACAATATGTGCAATTAAAGTGGacgataaaaaatttatttgcgggagaaaaaaagcaactcGGGAAGCAACTCACCTACGGAAATGCAGACAAATCAGGAAGGCTACACTCTCCTTGTATTTTTTACCCCCATCCAAATGTACACAGATAGGAtgcataaataaatataaaaagaatacaCACGTTGCGCCGCTTCGAGATGGATCGAGTGAAATATGGACCTCGGAAGTGTACCAAATTAGGagagaaatattttcacataagaaaataaaggataCACTTGAAAGGATAATAATCAAGAGAGTTATTGAAGGACATGTCAATCAGTTCAACAGTTTTTCATACCTCTACAATCttgaagaaatatatgaacaactCAGAAAGCTACAATCCCTTTATAATGAATGTGATAATTTAGAGAACCTACCGAAACTTTTTGGAGTGCCTGTCATTCTAAAAGACAACATTTGcacgaaaaatattccaACCACATGTGGAAGTAAAATactagaaaaatataaaccttCCTATGATAGTACTGTTGTgagaaggttaaaaaaacatGGAGCAGTAATTGTGGGGAAGACTCATTTGGACGAATTTGCAATGGGATCATGTACAGGACGGGGCGTAAAGAATCCATTCAATGAAAACGATCTATCTTGTGGTGGGTCTTCTGGCGGATCTGCCAGTTGTGTCGGTTCTAGAATTATCAACTGTTCAGTAAATACAGACACGGGAGGATCTATTCGAACCCCAGCTGCGCTATGTGCATGCATAGGGATGAAACCCACCTATGGAAGAATAAGCAGGTATGGTATTATCCCGTATAATGAAGAAACTGATGTTGTAGGCCTTATAATTAACAATGTGTATGACTGTAGCATCCTCTTGGATGTTCTTTCCGGAGGAGATAAGAACGATCTAACTACCctcaaagggaaagaaaaaaattttcattccaAGTTAAACAAATTTGAGGCTTCTGTTAACTTTCGTGAAAATAAATCTCctctaaaaaatatgaaatttGGTTACCTAAGTGagaatcttttaaaaaactaCTTTGTGGATGATCTAACATATGAAGGTTATTTGAAGGTTATGCAGGACATCGAACAAATGGGAGGAACGTTGATGAACACAAATCTGTATGAACTAAGTGACTACTGTTATTTGTATTATATGTATTCAATGACCATCGCAAATAGCAACCTTTCTCGGATTAATGGGATAAACTACAACCTGCACAATGTATTCGGGAAATCCAATTTTGTTAGACAAGTAAGATCCAATCTGATAAGCGAACAAGTGCTAACGAGAATTATCGGTGGGTCCATAATCTCCTCTCGTTTTCAAGGAGAGTCTTTACGACACATCTTCGCAACTGTCAAGCGCAAGTTAACTGCAGCCCTTGATGATATTTTTCGCCAAGTAGATTTCCTCTTACTTCCCTCCTTACCAAGGTCAAACAATTTGAAGGAGTCGGTAGGTAGTACCCCTCACGGAGGTAACCCAAACGTACAAAGGGATACGGTGCACAGGGAGAAGGATTATCTCATCAGTGCAACTACTTCGCATTCTTTAAGTGGAATTCCTTCCTGCCCTGAGGGATACAACAACTACATGAAGGAAATATTCTCAATCGTGTCGTCCATCACAGGATTCCCAAGTATCGTCATTCCAACGGGGGAGTTTACCGCACAATTCAATGAACCCCAATCGTTTCAACTGCTAAGCAGAAACTTGAACGAGGCAGGGCTGCTGAATGTTGCCTTGGCTTATAAGACACAACTGCAGGTAGATAAAAAGATAGTGGAAAACCTAAGGGGAGTTGCTCGGAGAGTTGGATAA